Proteins encoded together in one Cicer arietinum cultivar CDC Frontier isolate Library 1 chromosome 4, Cicar.CDCFrontier_v2.0, whole genome shotgun sequence window:
- the LOC101508122 gene encoding pentatricopeptide repeat-containing protein At5g08305-like isoform X1 gives MLGVSSSCITANICQTLLSLLGKCKSMLELKKLHAIGISFGLSQEDSFISKILYFSAVSNSGDIDYSYRVFSQLYSPTIFSWNIIIRGYSNSKSPIHSLSIFLKMQQLGVAPNYLTYPFLVKASARLSNQESGVSLHAQIIKTGHESDIFIQNSLIHMYASCGNIIGAHKVFDSMQGKNLVSWNSMLDGYAKCGDMVLAHKVFESMQDRDVRSWSSLIDGYVKAGEYREAMAIFEKMQVVGPKSNEVTMVSVLSACAHLGALEKGRMMHKYIVNNGLPMTMVLQTSLVDMYAKCGAIEDALFVFRGVSKSQTDVFIWNAIIGGLATHGLVEESLKLFKEMQMVGIRSDEITYLCLLAACAHGGLVKEAWYFFESLVKCGMTPTSEHYACMVDVLARAGQLTAAYQFICQMPIEPTAPMLGALLSGCINHRNLDLAEIVGKKLIELDPNNDGRYIGLSNVYAVVKRWDDARSMREAMERRGVKKSPGFSFVEISGILHRFIAHDKTHPDSEETYSMLNFVVYQMIHGVRQDNRGENFLNDTLIEDELTLF, from the coding sequence ATGCTTGGGGTGTCATCATCATGTATAACTGCAAATATATGCCAAACTCTGCTCAGCCTCCTTGGCAAATGCAAATCAATGCTTGAACTGAAGAAGCTTCATGCTATTGGGATCTCTTTTGGTTTGTCTCAAGAAGACTCATTTATATCCAAAATCCTTTATTTTTCTGCTGTGTCCAATTCAGGAGACATTGATTATTCCTACAGGGTTTTCTCCCAGCTTTACAGTCCAACAATTTTTAGCTGGAATATAATCATAAGAGGCTATTCAAATAGCAAGAGTCCAATTCATTCCCTATCCATTTTTCTAAAAATGCAGCAACTTGGGGTTGCACCAAACTACCTAACATACCCCTTTCTTGTGAAGGCCTCAGCACGCCTTTCAAACCAGGAAAGTGGTGTTTCTCTGCATGCCCAAATTATAAAAACTGGGCACGAGTCTGATATATTTATCCAAAACTCTTTGATTCACATGTATGCCTCTTGTGGGAATATTATTGGGGCCCACAAGGTATTTGATAGTATGCAGGGAAAAAATTTGGTATCATGGAATTCCATGTTAGATGGCTATGCTAAGTGTGGAGATATGGTTTTGGCTCATAAAGTTTTTGAGTCTATGCAAGATAGGGATGTTCGGTCATGGAGTTCTTTGATTGATGGTTATGTGAAGGCTGGGGAGTACAGGGAAGCTATGGCCATCTTTGAAAAGATGCAGGTTGTTGGTCCCAAGTCCAATGAAGTTACTATGGTGAGTGTCTTGTCTGCTTGTGCACACCTAGGTGCTCTAGAAAAGGGAAGAATGATGCACAAGTACATTGTTAACAATGGTTTACCAATGACAATGGTCTTACAGACTTCTCTTGTGGACATGTATGCCAAATGTGGGGCAATAGAGGATGCTTTGTTTGTATTTCGTGGCGTCTCAAAGAGTCAAACTGATGTGTTCATTTGGAATGCAATCATTGGTGGTCTTGCCACACATGGGTTAGTGGAAGAATCTCTTAAATTGTTTAAGGAAATGCAAATGGTTGGTATCCGATCTGATGAGATAACATACCTCTGCTTGTTGGCTGCGTGTGCCCATGGAGGACTAGTTAAAGAAGCATGGTACTTCTTTGAGAGCCTTGTTAAATGTGGCATGACACCTACAAGTGAGCACTATGCTTGCATGGTAGATGTGCTGGCGCGTGCAGGTCAATTAACTGCTGCATATCAATTTATTTGTCAAATGCCGATAGAACCAACCGCTCCCATGTTAGGTGCTCTTCTTAGTGGGTGTATTAATCATAGAAATTTAGATCTTGCAGAAATAGTTGGCAAGAAGCTTATTGAACTTGATCCAAACAATGATGGGAGATATATTGGCTTGTCAAATGTTTACGCAGTTGTTAAACGTTGGGATGATGCAAGAAGCATGAGAGAAGCCATGGAGAGAAGAGGGGTGAAAAAATCACCTGGGTTTAGTTTTGTTGAAATATCTGGGATTCTTCATAGATTTATTGCTCATGATAAAACACATCCTGATTCGGAAGAAACTTATTCTATGCTAAATTTTGTTGTctatcaaatgatacatggtGTTCGCCAAGACAATCGGGGGGAGAATTTTTTGAATGATACATTAATAGAAGATGAGTTGACTCTCTTTTGA
- the LOC101508122 gene encoding pentatricopeptide repeat-containing protein At5g08305-like isoform X2 translates to MQQLGVAPNYLTYPFLVKASARLSNQESGVSLHAQIIKTGHESDIFIQNSLIHMYASCGNIIGAHKVFDSMQGKNLVSWNSMLDGYAKCGDMVLAHKVFESMQDRDVRSWSSLIDGYVKAGEYREAMAIFEKMQVVGPKSNEVTMVSVLSACAHLGALEKGRMMHKYIVNNGLPMTMVLQTSLVDMYAKCGAIEDALFVFRGVSKSQTDVFIWNAIIGGLATHGLVEESLKLFKEMQMVGIRSDEITYLCLLAACAHGGLVKEAWYFFESLVKCGMTPTSEHYACMVDVLARAGQLTAAYQFICQMPIEPTAPMLGALLSGCINHRNLDLAEIVGKKLIELDPNNDGRYIGLSNVYAVVKRWDDARSMREAMERRGVKKSPGFSFVEISGILHRFIAHDKTHPDSEETYSMLNFVVYQMIHGVRQDNRGENFLNDTLIEDELTLF, encoded by the coding sequence ATGCAGCAACTTGGGGTTGCACCAAACTACCTAACATACCCCTTTCTTGTGAAGGCCTCAGCACGCCTTTCAAACCAGGAAAGTGGTGTTTCTCTGCATGCCCAAATTATAAAAACTGGGCACGAGTCTGATATATTTATCCAAAACTCTTTGATTCACATGTATGCCTCTTGTGGGAATATTATTGGGGCCCACAAGGTATTTGATAGTATGCAGGGAAAAAATTTGGTATCATGGAATTCCATGTTAGATGGCTATGCTAAGTGTGGAGATATGGTTTTGGCTCATAAAGTTTTTGAGTCTATGCAAGATAGGGATGTTCGGTCATGGAGTTCTTTGATTGATGGTTATGTGAAGGCTGGGGAGTACAGGGAAGCTATGGCCATCTTTGAAAAGATGCAGGTTGTTGGTCCCAAGTCCAATGAAGTTACTATGGTGAGTGTCTTGTCTGCTTGTGCACACCTAGGTGCTCTAGAAAAGGGAAGAATGATGCACAAGTACATTGTTAACAATGGTTTACCAATGACAATGGTCTTACAGACTTCTCTTGTGGACATGTATGCCAAATGTGGGGCAATAGAGGATGCTTTGTTTGTATTTCGTGGCGTCTCAAAGAGTCAAACTGATGTGTTCATTTGGAATGCAATCATTGGTGGTCTTGCCACACATGGGTTAGTGGAAGAATCTCTTAAATTGTTTAAGGAAATGCAAATGGTTGGTATCCGATCTGATGAGATAACATACCTCTGCTTGTTGGCTGCGTGTGCCCATGGAGGACTAGTTAAAGAAGCATGGTACTTCTTTGAGAGCCTTGTTAAATGTGGCATGACACCTACAAGTGAGCACTATGCTTGCATGGTAGATGTGCTGGCGCGTGCAGGTCAATTAACTGCTGCATATCAATTTATTTGTCAAATGCCGATAGAACCAACCGCTCCCATGTTAGGTGCTCTTCTTAGTGGGTGTATTAATCATAGAAATTTAGATCTTGCAGAAATAGTTGGCAAGAAGCTTATTGAACTTGATCCAAACAATGATGGGAGATATATTGGCTTGTCAAATGTTTACGCAGTTGTTAAACGTTGGGATGATGCAAGAAGCATGAGAGAAGCCATGGAGAGAAGAGGGGTGAAAAAATCACCTGGGTTTAGTTTTGTTGAAATATCTGGGATTCTTCATAGATTTATTGCTCATGATAAAACACATCCTGATTCGGAAGAAACTTATTCTATGCTAAATTTTGTTGTctatcaaatgatacatggtGTTCGCCAAGACAATCGGGGGGAGAATTTTTTGAATGATACATTAATAGAAGATGAGTTGACTCTCTTTTGA